The Streptomyces lienomycini sequence TGGCGTGAGGCCAGCAGGTAGGCCGCATCCAGCGGGTCGCCACGCCCGACCGGGTGGGACACGTCCCGCAGCGCGCCGCTCCCGGCGGCGACCCGCACCCCGGCCGACCGCAGCAGCCGTACCGGAGCCGTGCCGTCCGGGTGGTCCACGGCACCGCAGGCGCCCTGCGGCAGGCAGACCACCGTGACCCCGGCCGCCGCGAGCTGGTCCGCGGCCCGGGATACCGTGTCGGCGGGCAGCCGGCCCAGGCCGTCGCAGGGACCGATGGCCACGCCGGGGCGCAGTCCGCCCGCCATGGCCGCCAGGCGGGCCAGCCGGGCCGGATCGGCGGCGTCCGTGTGCAGGTCGACGGGGCGGCCGTGCTCGGCGGCGACCTCCAGGACCGCCTCCACGTACCCTGCCGGATCGGGGTCGAGGTCCGGGCATCCGCCCACCACGTCCGCGCCCATCTTGAGCGCGTCCCGCAGTATCGCCAGCCCGTCGGCGCCCGCCACTCCGGTCAGCACCCTCGGCATCGCCACCGCGGTCAGTTCCGTGAGCCCGTGCAGCGAGCGCCGGGCCCGCAGTACGGCAGTCAGCGCCCCCAGCCCCGGAACGTCGCCCACCCGCACGTGCGCCCGCAGCGCGGTGGCCCCGTGTCCCAGCTGGAGCAGGGCGGCCTCGGTGGCCCGGCGCTGGACGTCCTCGGGGTCGTCGGAGACGGGGCCCGGGGTGTCCGCGGTGAGCGCCGTGTCGGCGTGGACGTGGGGATCGGCGGGGGCGGGCAGGAGCAGGTAGCCGCCGAGGTCCAGGCGGGTGCCGGGGCCGGGAGCACGCCCCGGGGTGAGGCTGCCGAGGGGGCGGCCCGGGGTGAGGCTGCCGGCCGTGCCGACCGCCTCGATACGGCCGCCGTGGAGCCGTACGTCCACGGTCCGGCCGTCGGTGAGCCGAGCCCCGGCGAGCAACAGCGAGCCGCGGCCGACGGGGCCCGAGGGGGAGGGCGAGTGGGGCGGCTGCGGCTGGCTGTCGGGCATCTCGCTCCTCTGGGCTCGGGGCTGCGCAGTGGGGGACGCAAGATCACGCAGAGTGAGACGAGCCTAGGACGGTGATCAGCCCGTGGCGCGGAGGAGCGCAATAGTCGTACCGGTGCGGTCCGCCGTCTCCGGGTGGTCGGGACGGGACGGGGCAGGGGCGGCGAAACGGATTTGGGCGAACGGCGGGCGACCGTGTAATGTCTTCATCGCTCGCCCCAATAGCTCAGTCGGCAGAGCGTCTCCATGGTAAGGAGAAGGTCAACGGTTCGATTCCGTTTTGGGGCTCTGGTGTGAGAGGTTCCCGTCGCAAGGCGGGGCCCGATCGCATCACAGCGGTGTAGCTCAGTCGGTAGAGCAAGCGGCTCATAATCGCTGTGTCACCGGTTCAAGTCCGGTCACCGCTACTTTCAGTAGCCGATTGCGGGGTCGGTCCTTCAATCGGCTACTCTTTCCTGCGTTAATACCATCAATCCGTTCGTCAAGGAGTGCACTCACGTGGCTGCCACCGACGTCCGCCCGAAGATCACGCTGGCCTGCGTGGAGTGCAAGGAGCGGAACTACATCACCAAGAAGAACCGGCGTAACAACCCGGACCGACTGGAGATGAAGAAGCACTGCCCGCGTTGCAACGCGCACACCGCGCACCGCGAAACGCGATAAATCAGGCTCGTACGTGAGGCCGTTCCCGATTCTCGGGGACGGCCTCACGTCGTTTCGTAGGCCAGTCAGACAGACAGACAGCAGGAGGTGCCGAGCCCATGGCGCTCGACCAGTCGTTCGTGGGGCGGGCCTATCCGCCCACCGAGCCCTACGAGGTGGGCCGGGAGAAGATCCGCGAGTTCGCGGAGGCGGTGGGGGACACCAACCCGGCGTACACCGACACCGAGGCCGCGAAGGCGCTCGGCCATCCGGATGTGATCGCGCCGCCCACCTTCGTGTTCTCGATCACGTTCAAGGCGGCCGGTCAGGTCGTCCAGGACCCGCAGCTCGGTCTGGACTACAGCCGGGTGGTGCACGGTGACCAGAAGTTCTCCTACGTCCGCCCGGTGCGGGCGGGAGACCGGCTCACGGTCACCTCGACGATCGAGGCGATCAAGTCGATGGCGGGCAACGACATCCTGGACATCCGCGGCGAGGTTCACGACGAGGCCGGCGAGCACGTCGTGACCGCCTGGACCAAGCTCGTGGCCCGTGCGGCCGAGGAGGCGTGAGCATCCCATGACGCAGCCCGTGAAGGCGAAGATCGCGTACAGCGACGTCGAGGTCGGCACCGAACTGCCTCCGCAGAGCTTCCCCGTGGACCGCGCCACGCTCGTGCGGTACGCGGGTGCCTCCGGCGACTTCAACCCGATCCACTGGAACGAGAAGTTCGCCAAAGAGGTCGGCCTGCCGGACGTCATCGCGCACGGCATGTTCACCATGGCCGAGGCGATCCGCGTCGTCACCGACTGGACCGGGGACCCGGGCGCGGTCGTGGAGTACGGCGTCCGCTTCACCAGGCCCGTCGTCGTCCCGAACGACGACCGGGGCGCCGTGATCGAGGTCAGCGGCAAGGTGGGGGCCAAGCTCGACGACAACACCGTCCGCGTCGACCTCACGGCCACCAGCGCCGGCCAGAAGGTCCTCGGCATGTCCCGGGCGGTCGTACGACTGGGCTGACCCGGTCGCGTACGAGCCGCCAAGGGGTGTCCTCCCTCGTCTTCCACTGGAGGACGAGGAGGACGCCCCTTACCGCTGTTCGCCCACCCTGGCCGCCGCGCGCGGCAGCCGTGCCCGGCAGCGGCGCCTCGCGTCCGGCGACTCGGAATCGCGGGAGACGCCTTGAACGCCTTGACGGAGTTAGTGATTGAGTACTAACTTACTTCTCATGGTCAGGATGAGCGCAGAGGAGCGGCGCGAAAGCGTCGTCCGCGCGGCGACGAGCGAGTTCGCCCGGGGTGGCTTCTACGGCACATCCACGGAGGCCATCGCCAAGCGGGTGGGAGTCTCCCAGCCGTACCTCTTCCGGCTCTTCCCGGGAAAGAAGGCGATCTTCCTCGCGGTGGCGGAGCGGTGTCTGCAGGACACGCGCCGGGTCTTGGAGGAGGCGTCCGAGGGGCTGCACGGCGAAGAGGCCCTGCACGCCATGGCCGTGGCCTACGGGCGGCTGATCGCCGAGCAGCCCGAGAAGCTGCAGATGCAGTTGCAGGTGTACGTCGCGGTCGCGGCGGCCGAGGCGGCCGGGGACCACGAGTTCGGCGAGATGGTGCGCAAGGGCTGGCTGGAGCTGTGGGACGCCGTGCGGGTGCCCCTCGGCGGCGACGTCGACGAGACGACCAGCTTCATGGCGTACGGCATGCTCATCAACACCCTGGCCGGCATGGGCTTCCCGCCGGAGCACCGGATCTGGGAGGGGCTTTCCGTCACGACGCGGTTCCACCGCTACCAGGAAGAGGCGTAGGAGCACCGGGGCTGCGGGAGGGGCGCGCGCTCCTGCATGACCTCGAAAGTTAGTCATCAATTACTAACCCGACGTGGACCACACATGGCGCGGCCACACGTCAACAGGCAGTGCACACCCTCTGGGGGAGAGATGTCACAGCAGACGCCGCAGCGCGGCACACAGCGGAACGGACTCGGTGGGGGAGCGGTCTGGGCCCTCGTCATCACCAGCGTCGCCGGATTCATGGCGGCCCTGGACAATCTCGTCGTCACCACCGCCCTGCCCTCCATCCGCGAGGACCTGGGCGGAGCGCTGCACGACCTGGAATGGACCGTCAGCGCCTACACGCTCACCTTCGCCGTCCTCCTGATGTTCGGCGCCGCCCTCGGCGACCGGTTCGGCCGACGCCGGCTCTTCCTCGTCGGCATCACCGTCTTCACCGCCGCCTCCGCCGCCGCGGCCATGGCGCCCGGCATCGACTCGCTCATCGCGGCCCGCGCGGTTCAGGGGGTCGGCGCGGCGATCATGATGCCGCTCACCCTGACCCTGCTGACCGCCGCCGTGCCCGCCGAACGCCGCGGCATGGCGTACGGCATCTGGGGCGCCGTCAACGGGCTCGCGGTGGCTTCCGGCCCGCTGGTCGGCGGCAGCCTCACCGAACACATCTCCTGGCAGTGGATCTTCTGGCTGAACGTTCCGCTGGGGCTGGCCCTGCTGCCCCTCGCCCGGCTCCGCCTCGCCGAGTCGCACGGCCCCGGCGCCCGGCTCGACATCCCCGGCACACTGCTCGCCAGCGGCGGACTCTTCGGCATCGTCTACGGACTGGTCCGCGGACCCGTCGACGGCTGGACCGGTGCCGTCGTGCTGACCTCGCTCCTCGCCGGGGCCGCACTGCTGGTCGGCTTCGTCCTCTACGGCACCCGCGCCAAGAACCCCATGCTCCCGATGCGGCTCTTCCGCTCTCGTGCCTTCTCCGGCGTCAACGCGGCGAGCCTGCTGATGTTCCTCGGCATGTTCGGCTCGATCTTCCTGCTCAGCCAGTACATGCAGGGCGTGCTCGGCTACTCGCCCACCGAGGCGGGCCTGCGCATGCTGCCCTGGACGGGCATGCCGATGCTGGTCGCACCGATCGCCGGCATCCTCTCCGACCGCGTCGGAGGCCGCCCGGTCGTCGCCGCCGGACTCTTCCTCCAGGCGGCCGGTCTCGGCTACCTCGCCTCCGTGATCACCGCCGACGCGTCCTACGCGATCCAACTGCCCGGTCTGATCATCAGCGGAATCGGCATGGCCCTGTACTTCGCCCCCGCGTCCGCCCTGGTGATGTCCAGCGTCGCGGTGCGGGAGCAGGGCGTCGCGTCGGGCGCCAACAACGCCCTGCGCGAGGTGGGCGGCGCGCTCGGCGTCGCGGTCATGTCGTCGATCTTCGCGGCACAGGGCGGCTACGAGTCCGCGCAGTCCTTCGTCGACGGACTGCGGCCCGCGGTCGCGGTGGGCGCCGCGCTGGTGGCCCTCGGCGGCGTCGCGGCCCTGGTGATCCCGTCCCGCCGCCGCACCGACGAGACGGCGCCCGCGGACGCCCCCGGCACCGGCCCGACGCCGACGACGGAGCCCTCCCCGGCGCCCGGGGCGGCGCTCGCCACCACGGCACGGGCGGCCTCCCACTGACCGCGCGGGACGGAACGCACCGGACGCGAGAGGAGCAGAACATGCCCACCCTTCCCTGGACCGTGCCGAACCGGGCCCCGCGGGCCACCGAGGTCCACGTCTTCGCCTCCCGTTTCGAGACGCGCACGCTGTGGGGAGCGCTCGGGTTCCTGGCGCGCACGCCGGGCGTGTGGCGCCAGATCCGGAGTGCCCCCGGCGTGTACGGCGCCTCCCTGAAGGCGGAGCCCTTCAAGCGGACCAGCGGACCTTCTGGACACTGTCCGCCCGGGAGTCGCCGGAGGCCCTCAAGGGCTTCGCCCGCGCCGGCGCCCACGCACCGACCCCCCGCGGGCTGTCGGCCCAGACGCGGGAGTCGAAGTTCGCCTCCTGGTCGGCGGCCGGCGACGCACTCCCGGTGAGCTGGGCGGAGGTACGCAGGCGACTGAAGTGAGGACACTCCCGAGGAGGCCCCGGCCGGACGGTCGGGGCGTTCCCGGTTCGGGCGACTCCGAGACGGTCCCCCTGTGCCTTCCCCGTTGCCCGGCCCCGTGCTTTCCCGCTGCCCCGGACTGTCGGTGCCGTCTCGTAGTCTTGGGCGCGTGCAGGAACTCCACGACGCTCCCCTCGCCCCGCTGACCACCTTCCGGCTGGGAGGCCCCGCGACCCGGCTGGTCACGGCCACGACCGACGCCGAGGTGATCGCCGCCGTCCGCGAGGCCGACGACAGCGGCACGCCGCTGCTGCTCATCGGCGGCGGATCCAACCTGGTCATCGGCGACAAGGGCTTCGACGGCACCGCCCTGCACATCGCCACGAGCGGCTTCTCCCTCGACGGCACGACGCTGGAGCTGGCGGCCGGCGAGATCTGGACCGACGCCGTCGCCCGCACCGTCGAGGCCGGACTGGCGGGTGTCGAGTGCCTGGCCGGCATCCCCGGCTCGGCGGGTGCGACGCCCATCCAGAACGTCGGCGCGTACGGCCAGGAGGTCTCCTCCACGATCACCGAGGTCACCGCGTACGACCGCAGGAACCGGGAGACGATCGCCCTCTCCAACGCCGCCTGCGCCTTCACCTACCGCCACAGCCGCTTCAAGGCCGAGCCCGACCGGTACGTCGTCCTGCGGGTCCGCTTCGAACTGGAGGACGCCGGCGGCCTCTCCGCGCCGCTGCGCTACGCCGAGACGGCCCGCGCCCTCGGTGCCGAGGCGGGCGACCGGGTGCCGCTGACGGCCGCCCGGGAAACGGTGCTGAAGCTGCGCGCGGGGAAGGGCATGGTGCTGGACCCCGAGGACCACGACACCTGGTCGGCCGGGTCGTTCTTCACCAACCCGATCCTCACGGACGCCCAGTTCGCCGCGTTCCGCGCGCGCGTCGCCGAACGTCTCGGCGAGGCCGCGGAACCCCCCGCCTTCCCGGCCGGGGAGGGCCGCGTCAAGACCTCCGCGGCCTGGCTGATCGACAAGGCGGGCTTCACCAAGGGGTACGGCACCGGCCCGGCCCGCATCTCCACCAAGCACACCCTCGCCCTCACCAACCGCGGCGAGGCGACCACCGAGGATCTGCTCGCGCTGGCCCGGGAGGTCGTCGCCGGGGTCCACGAGGCCTTCGGCGTCACGCTGGTCAACGAACCGGTCACGGTGGGCGTCACCCTCTAGCCCAGCCCAGCCCAGCCCAGCCCAGCCCAGCCCAGCCCAGCCCAGCCCAGCCCAGCAAGCCCAGCCGACACGGCGCAGCGGGACGCCGCTGCGCCCACCCGCGCCGCCCCAGCTCGGCGGACACCCCCAGACGTACCGCGCCACGCGCACCCCCACCGGAGCAGCACCCGCCGCCACAGGCACCCGCGCTACAGGCCCCCGCCGCCGCAGGCTCCCGCGCTACAGCCCCCGCCCACCGCAGGCCCCCGCCCCCGCAGGCACCCGCCCCGGCGCCGTCGCCTACTCCGCAAGCCAGTCGTCCACCCCCGCCAACAGCTGCCCCTTCACCTTCTCCGGCGCCGCCGACCCCCGCACCGACTGCCGCGCCAGCTCCGCCAGCTCAGCGTCGGTGAACCCGTGGTGCTCGCGCGCGATCTCGTACTGGGCGGCGAGCCGCGACCCGAACAGCAGCGGGTCGTCCGCGCCCAGCGCCATCGGGACTCCCGCCTCGAACAGCTTCCGCAGCGGCACGTCCTCCGGCTTCTCGTACACGCCCAGCGCGACGTTCGACGCGGGGCACACCTCGCACGTCACCTGCCGGTCCGCCAGCCGCTTCAGCAGCCGCGGATCCTCCGCCGCCCGTACGCCGTGCCCGATCCGGTCCGCCTCCAGGTCGTCCAGGCAGTCACGCACCGACGCGGGGCCGGTCAGCTCACCCCCGTGCGGCGCGGACAGCAGCCCCCCGTCCCGCGCGATCGCGAACGCCCGGTCGAAGTCCCGCGCCATCCCGCGCCGTTCGTCGTTGGACAGCCCGAAGCCGACCACGCCCCGCTCCGCGTACCGCACCGCCAGCCGCGCCAGCGTCCGCGCGTCCAGCGGGTGCTTCATCCGGTTCGCGGCCACCAGCACCCGCATCCCGATCCCGGTGTCCCGCACGGTCGTCTCCACCGCGTCCAGGATGATCTCCAGCGCCGGGATCAGCCCGCCCAGCCGCGGTGCGTACGACGTCGGGTCGACCTGGATCTCCAGCCACCCCGACCCGTCCTTCAGGTCCTCCTCCGCGGCCTCGCGCACCAGCCGCTGGATGTCCTCCGGCTCCTGGAGGCACGACCGCGCCGCGTCGTACAGCCGCTGGAAGCGGAACCAGCCCCGCTCGTCCGTCGCCCGCAGCTTCGGCGACTCGCCGCGGCCCAGCGCCTCGGTCAGCGTCTCGGGCAGCCGGACGCCGTGCTTGTCGGCCAGTTCCAGCAGGGTGGTGGGCCGCATCGACCCGGTGAAGTGCAGGTGGAGATGGGCCTTGGGCAGTTCAGAGACATCACGTACACGCTCCATCTGGTGATCCTGCCGCACGACACGCCCGGCCGGACAGCACTTTCCCCGTACGTGGTCTTGCTCGCACAAAGAAACAGGGGCCGCACCCCGATGCCGAGGTGCGGCCCCTGCCGGGAAGGAGGCGGTCAGTCCTTCGCCTCCGCCAGCAGCTTCTGGATCCGGCTCACGCCCTCGACGAGGTCCTCGTCACCGAGCGCGTACGACAGCCGCAGGTACCCGGGCGTGCCGAACGCCTCACCCGGCACCACCGCGACCTCGGCCTCCTCCAGGATCAGCGCGGCCAGCTCCACCGAGTCCTGCGGACGCTTCCCGCGGATCTCCTTGCCCAGCAGCGCCTTCACCGACGGGTAGGCGTAGAACGCGCCCTCGGGCTCCGGGCACAGCACGCCGTCGATCTCGTTGAGCATCCGCACGATCGTCCGGCGGCGCCGGTCGAAGGCCTCCCGCATGGTCGCCACGGCGTCCAGGTCGCCGGAGACCGCGGCCAGCGCCGCCGCCTGGGACACGTTGGACACGTTGGACGTGGCGTGCGACTGGAGGTTCGTCGCGGCCTTGACGACGTCCTTCGGGCCGATGACCCACCCGACCCGCCAGCCGGTCATCGCGTACGTCTTCGCGACGCCGTTGACCACGATGCACTTGTCGCGCAGCTCCGGCAGCAGCGCCGGCAGGGACACGGAGACCGCGTCGCCGTAGACGAGGTGCTCGTAGATCTCGTCGGTCAGCACCCACAGGCCGTGCTCGGCGGCCCACTGGCCGATCGCCTCGGTCTCGGCCTCGCCGTACACGGCGCCCGTCGGGTTCGACGGCGACACGAAGAGGACGACCTTGGTCTTCTCCGTGCGCGCGGCCTCCAGCTGCTCCACCGTCACCCGGTAGCCGGTCGTCTCGTCGGCGACGACGTCGACGGGCACACCGCCGGCCAGCCGGATCGACTCGGGGTACGTCGTCCAGTACGGCGCCGGGACGATGACCTCGTCGCCCGGGTCGAGGATCGCGGCGAACGCCTCGTAGATGGCCTGCTTGCCGCCGTTGGTGACGAGGATCTGCGACGGGTCGACCTCGTAGCCGGAGTCGCGCAGCGTCTTCGCGGCGATGGCGGCCTTCAGCTCGGGCAGCCCGCCGGCCGGCGTGTAGCGGTGGAACTTCGGGTTCTTGCACGCCTCGACGGCGGCCTCGACGATGTAGTCCGGCGTCGGGAAGTCGGGCTCACCCGCGCCGAAGCCGATCACGGGACGTCCGGCGGCCTTGAGGGCCTTGGCCTTGGCATCCACGGCGAGGGTCGCGGACTCGGAGATCGCGCCGACTCGGGCGGAGACCCGGCGCTCGGTGGGAGGGGTTGCAGCGCTCATGACCCCCATCGTTCCAGACCGGAAACTTCCCCGGCACACGGGTTTCACGGACTGAACACCACCGGCACCGGACCGGGCGGAGCCCTGAACATCAGTCCGGACGTGCTTTCTGTTCGACGCCCGGCCCATGAGCACGTACACTCTCACCTCGTTGGCCTTCAGCGGCCCGCGATCATCCGGTGCACACCAAGCACCCGGGCGGATGCGGTACGTTGGGGAACACACAAAGGGTCGTAGCTCAATTGGTAGAGCACTGGTCTCCAAAACCAGCGGTTGGGGGTTCAAGTCCCTCCGGCCCTGCTACACACACCTTCGCCAGGATGTGTGCGCATGTACGTACAGCAATGCACCGCCGTGCGGCTCCAACCGGGCGCGGCACGGCCACGACCCGGAATCAGGTGAGGACGAGTGACGGACGCCGTGGGCTCCATCGACATGCCTGATGCCCAGGACGAGGCGCCGGACTCCAGCAAGAAGTCCCGCAAGGGCGGCAAGCGAGGCAAGAAGGGCCCGCTGAAGCGGCTCGCCCTCTTCTACCGCCAGATCGTCGCGGAACTGCGCAAGGTTGTCTGGCCGAGTCGTAACCAGCTGACGACGTACACCACCGTGGTGATCATCTTCGTGGTCATCATGATCGGCCTGGTGACTCTGATTGACTATGGCTTCTCTCACGCCGCCAAGTACGTCTTCGGCTGAGTCGAGAGCGAAGGGCGCCGAGGTACCCGGCGCCCCTTTCGCGTGTTCCACCCCTATGTATCCAGGAAGAAGCAGCCACAGTGTCTGACCCGAACGTGAACGACGCCATCGAGCCGGTCGAGTCCGTCGAGGACGAGCCCGGCACCCTCGAGGGCGCCGACAACGAGGACACCGAGGCCTCCGCCGAGGCCGAGGCTGCCGACGACACCGTCGTCGAGGAAGCGGAAGCCGACTCGGACGAGACCGCCGACGCCGACGAGACCGCCGAGGCGGCCGACGCGGACGCCGACGAGGCAGGGACCGAGGAGCCCGCGGCCGAGGAGCCCGACCTCGACCCGATCGAGAAGCTCCGCCAGGAACTGCGCGTCCTCCCCGGCGAGTGGTACGTCATCCACACCTACGCCGGTTACGAGAACCGCGTGAAGACCAACCTCGAGCAGCGCGCCGTCTCGCTCAACGTCGAGGACTACATCTTCCAGGCCGAGGTGCCGCAGGAAGAGGTCGTCCAGATCAAGAACGGCGACCGCAAGACGATCCGCCAGAACAAGCTCCCCGGCTACGTCCTGGTCCGCATGGACCTGACCAACGAGTCCTGGGGTGTCGTCCGCAACACCCCCGGCGTCACCGGCTTCGTCGGCAACGCCTACGACCCGTACCCGCTGACGCTGGACGAGATCGTCAAGATGCTCGCCCCGGAGGCTGAGGAGAAGGCCGCCCGCGAGGCCGCCGAGGCCGAGGGCAAGCCGGCGCCGCAGCGCAAGGTCGAGGTCCAGGTCCTGGACTTCGAGGTCGGCGACTCGGTCACCGTCACCGACGGTCCGTTCGCGACGCTGCAGGCCACGATCAACGAGATCAACGCCGACTCGAAGAAGGTCAAGGGCCTCGTCGAGATCTTCGGCCGCGAGACCCCGGTCGAGCTGAGCTTCGACCAGATCCAGAAGAACTAGCTCTTCTCGGACGTACGCTTCCGCGCAGGTCAGGTGGGACCCTCGGGGACTGCCTGACCTGCGCGGTTTTTGGCCGCGCATCCATACCCGTTATCGTTGTGCGGTATGCCTGTGTCCGGGTAGCTCCCGAACGCGGGCAGGACCCGAATCGAAAGGACCCGGAGAGCTATGCCTCCCAAGAAGAAGAAGGTCACGGGGCTCATCAAGCTCCAGATCCAGGCTGGTGCCGCGAACCCGGCCCCGCCGGTCGGCCCCGCGCTGGGTCAGCACGGCGTCAACATCATGGAGTTCTGCAAGGCCTACAACGCCGCGACCGAGTCGCAGCGCGGTTGGGTCATCCCGGTGGAGATCACGGTCTACGAGGACCGCTCCTTCACCTTCATCACCAAGACGCCGCCGGCCGCCAAGATGATCCTCAAGGCCGCGGGCGTGGAGAAGGGCTCCGGCGAGCCGCACAAGACCAAGGTCGCGAAGATCACGCGTGACCAGGTCCGTGAGATCGCCACCACCAAGATGCCCGACCTCAACGCCAACGACCTGGACCAGGCGGAGAAGATCATCGCCGGTACCGCTCGTTCCATGGGCGTCACGGTCGAGGGCTGACCTCCACCCCCGTAAGCACAGCAGTAGTGGCGGGGCCTGCTCGGCCCTAACCACGACTCCTCAGAAGCCACAGGAGCAGTAGTGAGCAAGCGCAGCAAGTCTCTCCGCGCTGCGGACGCCAAGATCGACCGGGACAAGCAGTACGCCCCGCTCGAGGCCGTCCGTCTCGCCAAGGAGACCTCCACGTCCAAGTTCGACGGCACCGTCGAGGTCGCCTTCCGCCTGGGTGTCGACCCGCGCAAGGCCGACCAGATGGTCCGTGGCACCGTGAACCTCCCGCACGGCACCGGCAAGACCGCCCGGGTCCTGGTCTTCGCGACCGGTGACCGTGCCGAGGCCGCGCGTGCCGCGGGCGCCGACATCGTCGGCGCCGACGAACTGATCGACGAGGTGTCGAAGGGCCGTCTGGACTTCGACGCCGTCGTCGCCACCCCGGACCTCATGGGCAAGGTCGGCCGCCTCGGCCGCGTGCTCGGTCCCCGTGGTCTCATGCCGAACCCCAAGACCGGCACCGTGACCCCGGACGTGACCAAGGCCGTCACCGAGATCAAGGGCGGCAAGATCGAGTTCCGCGTCGACAAGCACTCGAACCTGCACTTCATCATCGGCAAGACGTCGTTCGACGACACCAAGCTGGTGGAGAACTACGGTGCGGCGCTGGAGGAGATCCTCCGTCTGAAGCCGTCCGCCGCCAAGGGCCGCTACATCAAGAAGGCCGCCATCAGCACCACGATGGGCCCCGGCATTCCGCTCGACTCCAACCGCACCCGCAACCTCCTCGTCGAGGAGGACCCGGCCGCGGTCTGAGCGAGCAGCTCGCCCCACCGGTTCACGGGCCCCGCACCTTTCGAGGTGCGGGGCCCGTCCCTTTTGGCCCGTCCCCTTTTCCGGCCCCCTGGGTTAGCGTGCGGGCAGCGGCCCCGCGCACGGAGCCGCAGGGGCCGTACGGGGCGCAAGGGGTGGGCGGATGACGGGCACGAGGGCACGCCGTACGGTCGTCTCGATCGCGGTGTCGGCCGCGCTGGCCTGCCTCACCGCCTGCACCGCCGCCGGGGAACCCGCCGAAGCCGCCGGATCCACCGCCGCGTCCGCGTCCTCCTCCGCCTCCGCCCCGCCGGACCCGGCGACGCCGTCCGCCGGCGGCCCGGCCCTCAGCGGCCCCTCGGGCGACTCCCTGCGCGCCGTCGAGCAGGCCACCGGTCGGGCGGGTTCCGCGCGGGTGGAGTCCACCACCGTGATGGGCCGCGAACTGTCCCTGGAGGCCACCGGCGCCCTCGGCTGGCGCGACGGCCTCACCGGCACCCTGACGATCACCTACACGGGCGGTACGACCGCCGAGACCATGCGCCGCCTCGGCACCACGGCGATGGAGGCCCGGTACCTGCCCGACGCCTACTTCGCGAAGATGGGCGACGCGTTCGCCGACCGGGTGGGCGGCCGGCACTGGATCAAGTACGTCTACGCCGACCTGGAGGACCTCGACGGCGCGGGCGCCGGGTTCGCCGACCAGATGCGCAACACCACACCCCACCAGGCGGTGAAGCAACTGCTGACGGCCCGCAACGTGCGCGAGGTGGGCGAGGAGACGACGCGCGGGCGGCGCACGACGCACTGGTCCGGCACCGT is a genomic window containing:
- a CDS encoding pyridoxal phosphate-dependent aminotransferase; the protein is MSAATPPTERRVSARVGAISESATLAVDAKAKALKAAGRPVIGFGAGEPDFPTPDYIVEAAVEACKNPKFHRYTPAGGLPELKAAIAAKTLRDSGYEVDPSQILVTNGGKQAIYEAFAAILDPGDEVIVPAPYWTTYPESIRLAGGVPVDVVADETTGYRVTVEQLEAARTEKTKVVLFVSPSNPTGAVYGEAETEAIGQWAAEHGLWVLTDEIYEHLVYGDAVSVSLPALLPELRDKCIVVNGVAKTYAMTGWRVGWVIGPKDVVKAATNLQSHATSNVSNVSQAAALAAVSGDLDAVATMREAFDRRRRTIVRMLNEIDGVLCPEPEGAFYAYPSVKALLGKEIRGKRPQDSVELAALILEEAEVAVVPGEAFGTPGYLRLSYALGDEDLVEGVSRIQKLLAEAKD
- the secE gene encoding preprotein translocase subunit SecE yields the protein MTDAVGSIDMPDAQDEAPDSSKKSRKGGKRGKKGPLKRLALFYRQIVAELRKVVWPSRNQLTTYTTVVIIFVVIMIGLVTLIDYGFSHAAKYVFG
- the nusG gene encoding transcription termination/antitermination protein NusG, producing the protein MSDPNVNDAIEPVESVEDEPGTLEGADNEDTEASAEAEAADDTVVEEAEADSDETADADETAEAADADADEAGTEEPAAEEPDLDPIEKLRQELRVLPGEWYVIHTYAGYENRVKTNLEQRAVSLNVEDYIFQAEVPQEEVVQIKNGDRKTIRQNKLPGYVLVRMDLTNESWGVVRNTPGVTGFVGNAYDPYPLTLDEIVKMLAPEAEEKAAREAAEAEGKPAPQRKVEVQVLDFEVGDSVTVTDGPFATLQATINEINADSKKVKGLVEIFGRETPVELSFDQIQKN
- the rplK gene encoding 50S ribosomal protein L11, with protein sequence MPPKKKKVTGLIKLQIQAGAANPAPPVGPALGQHGVNIMEFCKAYNAATESQRGWVIPVEITVYEDRSFTFITKTPPAAKMILKAAGVEKGSGEPHKTKVAKITRDQVREIATTKMPDLNANDLDQAEKIIAGTARSMGVTVEG
- the rplA gene encoding 50S ribosomal protein L1, which translates into the protein MSKRSKSLRAADAKIDRDKQYAPLEAVRLAKETSTSKFDGTVEVAFRLGVDPRKADQMVRGTVNLPHGTGKTARVLVFATGDRAEAARAAGADIVGADELIDEVSKGRLDFDAVVATPDLMGKVGRLGRVLGPRGLMPNPKTGTVTPDVTKAVTEIKGGKIEFRVDKHSNLHFIIGKTSFDDTKLVENYGAALEEILRLKPSAAKGRYIKKAAISTTMGPGIPLDSNRTRNLLVEEDPAAV